GATTGTCTCCCAGCAGAAGCTCCAGTCCCGCAAGAGAACGACGTTTGCTGGAACTACGGATTCGATCAGACCACGATTTTTTCAAAAGGCTTAACTTTGACGGGTTTGACGACCAGTCCACTCCGAATAGCAGCAGCAGACACCCAAACACGCTTCACTTGGCCATCCACAATGCAGCGGACTTTTTGCAGATTGGGCCGGAACTTACGCCGGGCGATTCCTGTGATTTTCTTACCGACGC
The Thermogemmata fonticola genome window above contains:
- the rpmB gene encoding 50S ribosomal protein L28, which codes for MAKQCVFTGRKAVYGNKKTYRGKAKYLGGVGKKITGIARRKFRPNLQKVRCIVDGQVKRVWVSAAAIRSGLVVKPVKVKPFEKIVV